A part of Corynebacterium mustelae genomic DNA contains:
- a CDS encoding phosphotransferase family protein — MKPLDVLFNLPDVLRAWPNVKNYSLTFEQLVDGQLRAGEVDASGNVSIVPFGTDPKLPELRPHPGLVVHRLHRRAVVIDINNGRAIKHFAKAAPPDLSAIAVAAGLGAAEVLGETGSTIEFSLLGGRTLMELGDASLPGWRKFAELWPNFAHTVGVELPIHGAMEELATLQHWINLVDSYQALPVSVLNVLRLSVEKLATALNQTPDDPVLLHRDLHDKQLLWDGTTVSVLDLDTAAYGEAALDVGNLLAHVELRGYQGVYSHETQALIIKELALLAHRLKISRSRLRAYTQSARLRLCCVYAFRPNAQPFLNQWISHTLEEKQP; from the coding sequence ATGAAACCTCTTGATGTGCTCTTCAATCTTCCTGATGTGCTACGTGCCTGGCCAAACGTGAAGAATTATAGCCTCACGTTTGAGCAGCTTGTCGACGGCCAGTTGCGCGCTGGTGAAGTTGATGCCAGCGGTAATGTTTCGATCGTGCCGTTTGGCACCGACCCTAAACTTCCAGAACTTAGGCCCCACCCAGGTTTGGTGGTGCACCGGCTACATCGGCGAGCCGTTGTCATTGATATTAATAACGGAAGAGCCATAAAACATTTCGCTAAAGCCGCACCGCCGGACTTGTCGGCCATCGCTGTCGCGGCAGGATTAGGTGCTGCGGAGGTTTTGGGGGAAACTGGGTCAACCATCGAATTTTCGTTGCTTGGTGGCAGAACCCTCATGGAACTTGGCGATGCTTCCTTGCCTGGCTGGCGGAAATTCGCCGAATTGTGGCCCAATTTTGCTCACACTGTGGGTGTGGAACTTCCGATTCATGGTGCGATGGAAGAGCTCGCCACACTTCAGCATTGGATTAACCTAGTTGATAGCTATCAGGCACTACCTGTATCAGTGCTAAACGTCTTGCGGTTAAGCGTCGAAAAGCTAGCTACAGCGCTTAACCAAACCCCCGATGATCCTGTTTTGTTACACCGGGATTTGCACGACAAGCAATTGCTGTGGGACGGCACAACAGTGAGCGTTTTGGATTTAGATACCGCCGCCTACGGTGAAGCAGCACTGGATGTGGGCAATTTGCTTGCCCATGTTGAACTGCGTGGATACCAGGGGGTTTACTCCCATGAAACTCAAGCGCTGATCATAAAAGAACTCGCCTTGCTTGCACACCGTTTAAAGATTTCCCGTTCTCGGTTGCGTGCCTACACCCAATCCGCCCGCCTGCGACTGTGCTGCGTATACGCATTCCGACCTAATGCACAACCCTTTCTTAACCAGTGGATTTCCCACACCTTAGAGGAGAAACAACCATGA
- a CDS encoding phosphotransferase yields MMIPTTVSLVDRFTDASWLSEKLGQNVKAEWMRIKPATSLVASLRKPDTRQILGWVRVLWPTSHKKAQKAQQLAEKLQLDVRTIELSNDFILQTGEVNADPKLSTLLRPLPAEVRGGKILRYNPARRVVFRVGDKVWRINTAGTPPKQMHDFLSTAVPTQTRHDDGSNPLLSVVDFVGDTDLEHNPHESATAEVGAALARLHALGSTVPSDIVAAGPDVRHQLCAHVGILESLDSGLAARVAGINVPRFEKTDPVLLHGDFTPDQILYDSTSGQLWFSDFDRVHCGPAAFDIGSYLAAIDPTHHDLFLDAYASVAALPSASDIRTAQVHAELMRLTQPLRAASPHWRSQIAQRLDRIEEAL; encoded by the coding sequence ATGATGATCCCCACCACGGTGTCGCTGGTTGATCGTTTCACTGATGCGTCTTGGCTCAGTGAAAAACTCGGCCAGAATGTGAAAGCAGAATGGATGCGCATTAAGCCCGCGACATCTCTTGTTGCTTCGCTCCGCAAACCAGATACCCGTCAGATTCTCGGTTGGGTCCGGGTTTTGTGGCCAACCAGCCACAAAAAAGCCCAAAAAGCGCAGCAACTAGCAGAAAAACTGCAGCTGGATGTACGCACGATTGAGTTATCGAACGATTTCATCCTCCAAACGGGGGAAGTGAATGCTGATCCCAAGTTGAGCACATTGCTGCGCCCGTTGCCCGCCGAGGTACGTGGCGGGAAAATTCTTCGGTACAACCCTGCGCGTCGAGTGGTTTTCCGAGTGGGTGACAAAGTGTGGCGAATCAATACCGCCGGTACGCCACCAAAACAGATGCATGATTTTCTCTCCACTGCGGTCCCCACTCAAACACGACATGATGACGGTTCAAACCCACTCTTAAGTGTTGTCGATTTTGTTGGCGACACGGATTTGGAACATAACCCACATGAGTCGGCCACCGCCGAGGTCGGTGCAGCACTTGCCCGGCTGCATGCGTTGGGAAGCACGGTTCCTTCGGATATTGTTGCCGCTGGCCCTGATGTGCGGCACCAACTATGTGCCCACGTGGGAATTTTAGAGTCTTTAGATTCCGGGCTGGCCGCCCGAGTCGCTGGTATTAATGTTCCAAGATTCGAAAAAACCGACCCGGTTTTACTCCACGGCGATTTCACCCCAGATCAAATCCTTTACGATTCCACGAGTGGCCAATTGTGGTTCAGCGATTTCGATCGGGTGCATTGTGGACCTGCGGCCTTCGATATTGGTTCTTATTTGGCAGCTATCGATCCAACGCATCACGATCTATTTCTTGATGCTTATGCTTCAGTAGCCGCTCTTCCGTCTGCCTCCGATATTCGTACCGCCCAAGTTCATGCAGAGCTCATGCGGTTAACACAGCCACTGCGCGCCGCTTCGCCACACTGGCGTTCGCAGATCGCTCAACGACTTGATCGCATTGAGGAGGCGCTGTGA
- a CDS encoding UDP-glucose dehydrogenase family protein, with amino-acid sequence MKISVIGCGYLGAVHAACMASLGHDVIGVDIDTAKIESLNKGDTPFYEDGLKEILQQSLASGKLRFAVAPALEELADVDVHFVTVGTPQSATSGAADLSYVDSAFDMILDAVQKSGKTPVVVGKSTVPVGTAQKLAARIAPQELTLVWNPEFLRESFAVQDTLHPDRIVYGLSDDPAEAARGQQALDEIYASMLAADTPRLIMNYPTAELVKVAANSFLATKISFINAMAELCEATDGDVTQLAEALGHDVRIGNQFLKAGVGFGGGCLPKDIRAFVSRAEELGVEDAVGFLREVDEINQRRRDRVVDLSLAALNGGATGKKITVLGAAFKPNSDDIRDSPALDVALRLHDLGAHVTVTDPEALHAVESRYPGLTTERDTLTALDQADLVLLLTEWEEFKNLNPEHIKSIVKTPAIIDGRNALDADQWKASGWSYRGLGRH; translated from the coding sequence ATGAAGATTTCAGTAATTGGCTGCGGCTACCTCGGTGCCGTCCACGCTGCATGTATGGCTTCACTCGGCCACGACGTCATCGGTGTCGACATTGATACCGCCAAAATAGAATCCCTTAATAAGGGCGACACTCCGTTTTACGAGGACGGACTCAAAGAAATCCTGCAGCAAAGCCTCGCCTCCGGCAAACTTCGGTTTGCCGTTGCCCCTGCACTAGAGGAGCTTGCTGATGTTGATGTTCACTTCGTCACCGTTGGCACTCCCCAATCTGCGACCAGCGGTGCTGCGGATCTAAGCTATGTAGATTCAGCCTTCGACATGATCCTAGACGCGGTGCAAAAATCCGGTAAAACACCAGTTGTAGTAGGTAAATCAACCGTTCCAGTGGGCACCGCACAAAAGCTTGCCGCCCGCATCGCACCGCAGGAACTCACCCTCGTATGGAATCCGGAATTCCTGCGCGAAAGCTTCGCCGTTCAGGACACCCTGCATCCCGACCGCATCGTCTACGGGCTTTCCGACGACCCTGCAGAGGCTGCTCGTGGGCAGCAGGCCCTCGATGAGATTTACGCCTCCATGCTTGCCGCAGACACTCCACGGCTTATCATGAATTATCCGACTGCTGAATTGGTTAAAGTAGCTGCCAATTCCTTCCTGGCCACCAAGATCAGCTTCATTAACGCCATGGCGGAACTGTGTGAAGCCACTGATGGTGATGTCACTCAGCTAGCTGAAGCCCTCGGCCACGATGTGCGCATCGGCAACCAGTTCCTTAAAGCCGGTGTGGGCTTTGGTGGCGGTTGTTTGCCCAAAGACATCCGCGCGTTCGTCTCCCGCGCCGAGGAACTCGGCGTTGAAGACGCCGTCGGGTTCTTGCGTGAAGTAGACGAAATCAACCAACGCCGCCGCGACCGCGTGGTAGACCTTTCGTTGGCTGCTCTTAATGGCGGTGCGACGGGCAAGAAGATCACCGTGCTTGGTGCAGCATTCAAGCCAAACAGTGACGATATCCGCGACTCCCCCGCCTTAGATGTCGCGCTTCGCCTGCATGATCTGGGCGCACACGTTACAGTCACCGACCCAGAAGCCCTACATGCTGTTGAATCCCGGTATCCTGGCCTGACCACTGAGCGCGATACGCTTACAGCGCTTGACCAGGCCGATCTTGTTTTGCTGCTGACGGAGTGGGAAGAATTTAAAAATCTTAACCCTGAACACATCAAGTCGATTGTCAAAACACCAGCCATTATTGATGGCCGCAATGCCCTTGACGCCGACCAATGGAAGGCCAGCGGCTGGTCATATCGCGGTTTAGGTCGGCACTGA
- a CDS encoding YwiC-like family protein → MVRNAFKNGWVTDQHGSWAMGFAPLIFGLIIADRTWLHFVLLGAWTFGFFFFAVAEKWLKFRFKPRYRPALFTYAGLTAVFGLILIIGAPHLLWWSVLYVPLVAVSFHRAWRKRERELTSRLVAIVAAAMILPVADNVPTSVAWFTPGGVSVKAWLFTALLTMYFATTVPLVKTLIRESGSRAWFIGSVCAHVVAALIVAALAFIGFATWPHVLVWVVLVVRAYALPVIALRRGRRFNPRQIGRLEILASLMVFATLPFGFAG, encoded by the coding sequence ATGGTGAGGAATGCATTTAAGAACGGGTGGGTGACTGACCAGCACGGATCGTGGGCTATGGGGTTTGCCCCGCTTATCTTTGGCCTGATTATTGCAGATCGTACATGGCTTCATTTTGTTCTTTTGGGGGCGTGGACTTTTGGGTTTTTCTTCTTCGCGGTTGCGGAAAAGTGGTTGAAGTTTCGCTTCAAGCCAAGATATCGACCGGCACTTTTTACCTACGCTGGTCTCACCGCAGTTTTTGGGTTGATACTCATCATCGGAGCCCCGCATCTGCTGTGGTGGAGCGTACTGTATGTTCCCTTGGTCGCGGTTTCCTTCCATCGTGCCTGGCGCAAGCGGGAGCGGGAACTTACTTCTCGGCTGGTGGCTATCGTTGCGGCGGCTATGATTCTGCCTGTTGCGGATAATGTGCCGACATCGGTGGCGTGGTTTACCCCAGGCGGGGTGTCGGTGAAAGCGTGGCTTTTTACTGCGCTTTTGACGATGTACTTTGCTACGACGGTTCCGCTTGTGAAAACTCTCATTCGGGAAAGTGGTTCGCGGGCGTGGTTTATCGGTTCAGTGTGTGCTCATGTTGTTGCCGCTTTGATTGTTGCAGCATTGGCTTTTATTGGTTTTGCTACATGGCCGCACGTGTTGGTGTGGGTGGTTTTGGTTGTGCGTGCGTACGCCCTTCCGGTGATTGCGTTACGACGCGGGAGGCGGTTTAACCCACGGCAAATCGGTCGCCTAGAGATTCTGGCGAGCCTTATGGTGTTTGCCACGCTACCGTTCGGATTCGCCGGTTGA
- a CDS encoding YeeE/YedE thiosulfate transporter family protein yields the protein MIITGLIVGIVLGAIMQRGRFCVTGMLRDIFLAKTWRSIVALLIVITVHAVGLHALDTAGVISLSVDSFAPVAVVIGGLIFGCGIVLAGGCASGTWYRSGEGLVGSWVALVAYATTAAAMKTGVLSGFNNWLRGYTIEATTIPETLGISSWYFIAALIAVTAYAVAYYRKRDAGTAKVDLHVQGWRRPLHQYVAGALIGVIGVLAWPLSAATGRDYGLGITGPSANLTNFVVTGDTQYFDWGVLLVVGILFGSFAAARATGEFRVRIPEPETAVRALAGGILMGIGASLAGGCTVGNGMVETSLFSYQGWIGLLAIAIGVGAASKIWLKPTAKSARPQPAAGGHLDGELFDRLKAFQTSPVALKLPAPSAVGVREIAPGTYTLDAVGSVCPFPLIDAKEAIAHLQIGEKLVIDFDCTQATDSIPQWAADQGHEVENFHQTGVAEWQLTVVKGAT from the coding sequence ATGATCATTACTGGACTGATAGTGGGCATCGTGCTCGGTGCCATCATGCAACGTGGACGGTTCTGCGTCACGGGAATGCTGCGTGACATATTCCTTGCAAAAACGTGGCGCAGTATTGTGGCATTGCTCATCGTCATCACAGTCCACGCGGTGGGGCTGCACGCTCTTGATACCGCAGGCGTAATATCATTGAGTGTCGATTCGTTTGCCCCGGTTGCAGTGGTGATCGGTGGTCTAATTTTCGGCTGTGGCATCGTTCTTGCTGGCGGATGTGCCTCAGGAACCTGGTACCGATCAGGTGAGGGACTTGTCGGTTCGTGGGTAGCGCTGGTGGCCTATGCCACCACGGCTGCGGCCATGAAGACAGGCGTTCTCAGTGGGTTTAATAACTGGCTTCGTGGATATACCATTGAGGCCACCACTATTCCCGAAACCCTAGGGATTTCGTCCTGGTATTTTATCGCTGCACTTATTGCTGTTACTGCCTATGCGGTTGCATACTACCGCAAGCGGGATGCCGGAACTGCCAAAGTGGATTTGCATGTGCAAGGCTGGCGGCGACCGCTGCACCAATACGTCGCTGGTGCTCTAATAGGGGTGATTGGTGTATTAGCTTGGCCGTTGTCTGCCGCAACTGGACGTGACTATGGCCTGGGTATCACTGGTCCTTCCGCGAACCTCACAAACTTTGTGGTTACAGGGGATACTCAATACTTCGACTGGGGTGTCCTGCTAGTAGTAGGTATTCTTTTTGGGTCGTTTGCAGCGGCGCGGGCAACTGGGGAATTTCGGGTTCGCATCCCAGAACCCGAAACAGCAGTACGTGCCCTGGCGGGTGGAATACTCATGGGGATAGGGGCCAGCTTGGCTGGCGGCTGCACGGTTGGCAACGGAATGGTAGAGACAAGTTTGTTTAGTTACCAGGGGTGGATTGGCTTGCTTGCAATCGCGATCGGGGTTGGGGCCGCGTCAAAGATATGGCTGAAACCAACTGCGAAGTCTGCGCGACCTCAACCAGCTGCAGGAGGGCATCTTGATGGTGAACTGTTTGATCGGTTGAAGGCGTTTCAAACGTCGCCTGTTGCGTTGAAACTTCCAGCACCCTCCGCCGTGGGGGTCCGTGAGATTGCCCCTGGGACATATACGCTTGATGCGGTAGGGTCGGTGTGCCCCTTCCCGCTTATCGACGCAAAAGAGGCGATCGCTCACCTTCAGATTGGTGAAAAACTTGTGATTGATTTTGACTGTACGCAGGCCACCGACAGTATTCCACAGTGGGCTGCGGATCAGGGACATGAAGTGGAAAATTTCCACCAGACAGGGGTTGCCGAATGGCAATTAACAGTGGTTAAAGGCGCAACATAG
- a CDS encoding SMI1/KNR4 family protein — protein MKGTGVGVDKLTSAEETLTVPLPDEYREFLITPENAGSEIVARFHAPGNVDWSQDFPFTAETPVYCDPLTDNPAAWEDNTLAEEATKPLYGQLMRGIVFLAEEGYGQWSVLVLRGAARGQVWALCPEWWTGMEAYPRRHPLTGEILGFAQWLTLQQTPLKFLHLTKRERQGLLCRNEQFSSLWIKAARQLIASGEVTGMTAEEVSGIRRKADVPEAALFRDPRSGDWFPLAQATVVEWSKGNKVLPVWNVPDEEESEN, from the coding sequence TTGAAGGGGACAGGTGTCGGCGTCGACAAGCTCACAAGTGCAGAAGAAACCCTCACAGTACCGCTGCCTGACGAGTACCGTGAATTCTTGATCACCCCAGAAAATGCTGGCAGCGAAATCGTGGCACGGTTTCACGCGCCGGGCAATGTCGATTGGTCGCAGGACTTTCCCTTCACAGCAGAGACACCCGTATACTGTGACCCGCTCACGGACAATCCTGCGGCGTGGGAGGATAACACGCTTGCGGAAGAAGCGACGAAACCGCTGTATGGGCAGCTCATGCGGGGGATCGTCTTTCTTGCCGAGGAAGGCTATGGCCAGTGGAGTGTGCTGGTGTTGCGCGGTGCGGCGCGGGGACAAGTGTGGGCGTTGTGTCCCGAATGGTGGACGGGAATGGAAGCGTACCCGCGGCGTCACCCACTCACCGGCGAAATTTTGGGGTTCGCGCAGTGGCTCACGTTGCAACAAACGCCGCTGAAGTTCCTCCACCTCACCAAGAGGGAGCGGCAGGGTTTATTGTGTCGCAATGAGCAGTTTTCTTCATTGTGGATCAAAGCGGCACGTCAGCTCATTGCCAGTGGGGAGGTGACGGGGATGACCGCGGAGGAGGTTTCGGGGATTCGCCGCAAAGCGGATGTGCCCGAGGCCGCGCTGTTTCGCGACCCGCGGTCAGGGGACTGGTTTCCGTTGGCACAGGCGACGGTGGTGGAATGGAGTAAGGGGAACAAAGTTTTGCCTGTATGGAATGTTCCAGATGAAGAGGAATCTGAAAACTAG
- a CDS encoding DUF7824 domain-containing protein has product MTATANLVAALDIYKGLGWATITKPQDILTLPTPTDEQKNTAQLGIKALGTLDWDSHEWEENCGHQPRYLGIFAIVMGVDATTAARMTKDQHPKVVAECVARRGERYVRDYVVAASTSVRPLADTLLDTSCVAAVRLVAGVGGVHIAVPESLDYLHYWGGVLAIQAGATAVREILSKEYPGCFPTREQLLARYEEHYSVAESMQAELHATVGRGLVAGVKAGAGNRDDLLAWIARDLEKCSKPKQRRRLLQMLTEDLELSDADITRNLGVLASQIAASHADCVKAYGLRLLALMPEPELANTALGALYVPTLAGLKSVLTTLSKRNDLTEQTKQHLLARLEELYTHDDPKAAALAGKLLAAWGKTPAQRVETAPAPVGNWWQPTPSFTQPGRFEVGEVTVANLAAAFAQANYGFNPESNHHIERFWALATQLAFHDRDQAVRAVQDATMNWGNGMLGLVFDEPNGGWFEDYEQSSLFYAREVRLVQNFGEIPCLLSTPSTMDFGIDFADLIARLEAYRAANASVSEADLQIALMRLKTSELDWSAAADQARTFDLQFIETSQPVTVTVGEVIADYIFDQIDDPGLVADPEVGEFVAQPVAIPHCLSVFPDRLNAPRGGVDPTLFPTWADTPHLGLRATKKSSWLRCAAHAETVAQAEHVLSPGVAMNLLGALRISDPEIFARVHDAVTLAFRRGILLPGTANVEFLDWRTHATSFTGLAQPLKELAGDGLLSVVWPIFDDVCRIAAARSATTPGAVEAVQAMADLAPHVCAAVKEGVAPKEALDVPGLRACAAKTGKSKLVTAAQKAMGTLGVDAPKQETGAGKKVETLSEEEFAARWGETFAPARIHDSQVNVEVGFGKSDSSGEDLWVVLKLGEDEKSQYVVNAPLCVETWNEDATLVVTRRSLIDDEDAEGRTVILAWRRGAWFETDDWDIQASDPIKDIPALMEVSVALVAFLGSYGKPYPVSLAQQVVLGAISHGRLPSEHIRHAARMLAEVAEWNLAKALKILDKHPTAISALWPLITESIRLAGENKTTGKLPKWLNGALKVVEQHLDVLVAATARGIIPATEWAGLTVIAEGNATGATQKRAKALQAAFAEL; this is encoded by the coding sequence ATGACCGCAACAGCGAACCTCGTTGCCGCACTCGACATTTACAAGGGACTCGGCTGGGCCACGATCACTAAACCGCAGGATATTCTCACCCTGCCGACCCCTACCGATGAGCAGAAAAATACTGCCCAACTGGGCATTAAAGCCTTGGGTACCCTCGACTGGGATTCCCACGAGTGGGAAGAAAACTGTGGCCATCAACCGCGATACCTTGGGATTTTCGCCATCGTCATGGGTGTAGATGCGACAACCGCGGCACGGATGACTAAGGACCAGCACCCGAAAGTCGTCGCAGAATGCGTTGCGCGCCGGGGCGAGCGGTACGTGCGGGACTACGTGGTGGCGGCGTCGACAAGCGTACGGCCGCTGGCGGATACACTCCTTGACACCAGCTGCGTGGCTGCGGTCCGCCTTGTTGCGGGCGTGGGTGGGGTACACATTGCTGTGCCGGAAAGCCTCGACTACCTGCATTATTGGGGCGGGGTACTCGCAATCCAGGCGGGGGCGACTGCCGTAAGGGAGATACTGAGTAAGGAATATCCGGGCTGCTTTCCCACACGTGAGCAACTTTTGGCGCGTTACGAGGAGCACTATTCGGTGGCAGAGTCGATGCAGGCGGAGCTGCACGCAACCGTGGGGCGGGGGCTGGTCGCCGGTGTGAAAGCTGGGGCGGGCAACCGCGATGATCTGCTTGCGTGGATCGCCCGCGATCTGGAAAAATGCTCAAAACCGAAGCAGCGCCGACGCCTACTGCAAATGCTCACCGAGGATCTTGAACTTAGCGACGCCGACATCACCCGTAACCTAGGTGTGCTGGCAAGCCAGATCGCGGCGAGCCACGCCGACTGCGTGAAGGCGTATGGCCTGCGGCTTCTCGCGCTTATGCCGGAGCCTGAGCTTGCCAATACCGCACTCGGCGCCCTGTATGTGCCCACACTAGCGGGGCTGAAGTCGGTGCTCACCACGCTGAGCAAGCGCAACGATCTCACGGAGCAGACGAAGCAGCACCTGTTAGCGCGACTAGAAGAACTTTATACCCACGACGATCCGAAGGCAGCGGCACTTGCGGGGAAACTGCTCGCAGCGTGGGGTAAAACCCCTGCACAGCGGGTAGAAACGGCGCCTGCGCCAGTGGGGAATTGGTGGCAGCCCACGCCAAGCTTTACCCAGCCGGGGCGCTTCGAGGTGGGCGAAGTGACCGTGGCCAACCTTGCGGCGGCGTTTGCGCAGGCCAACTACGGTTTTAACCCGGAATCTAACCACCATATCGAGCGGTTTTGGGCGCTTGCGACCCAGCTTGCCTTTCATGACCGTGACCAGGCGGTGCGAGCGGTGCAGGACGCAACAATGAACTGGGGAAACGGCATGTTGGGGCTTGTGTTTGATGAGCCCAACGGGGGCTGGTTCGAAGACTATGAGCAGTCGTCGCTGTTCTATGCCCGTGAGGTGCGACTGGTCCAGAATTTCGGTGAGATCCCCTGCCTGCTGTCTACCCCAAGCACCATGGATTTCGGCATCGATTTTGCTGACCTCATTGCACGTCTTGAGGCGTACCGCGCAGCAAACGCGAGCGTGAGCGAGGCGGACTTGCAGATCGCACTCATGCGGCTGAAAACTTCCGAGCTGGATTGGTCAGCGGCGGCGGATCAGGCACGCACCTTCGACCTTCAGTTTATTGAAACCTCACAGCCGGTCACCGTGACTGTGGGCGAGGTGATCGCCGACTATATTTTCGACCAGATCGACGATCCCGGCCTTGTAGCTGACCCAGAGGTGGGGGAGTTTGTCGCCCAACCTGTCGCAATTCCGCACTGCTTGAGTGTGTTCCCGGACCGTCTCAATGCGCCGCGTGGCGGGGTTGATCCTACGCTGTTCCCCACCTGGGCGGATACCCCGCACCTGGGTTTGCGGGCGACAAAGAAGAGTAGCTGGTTGCGGTGCGCCGCGCACGCTGAGACCGTTGCCCAGGCTGAGCATGTGCTTTCCCCAGGTGTAGCCATGAATCTGCTGGGTGCGCTGCGGATCAGTGACCCTGAAATCTTCGCCCGCGTGCATGATGCCGTCACGCTAGCTTTTCGACGCGGAATCCTACTCCCCGGCACCGCTAACGTTGAGTTTTTAGACTGGCGCACACACGCCACCAGTTTCACTGGGTTAGCGCAACCACTCAAGGAGCTGGCCGGTGACGGTTTGCTTTCGGTGGTGTGGCCGATTTTTGACGATGTGTGCCGCATAGCCGCCGCCCGTTCCGCCACTACCCCAGGTGCGGTGGAAGCAGTGCAGGCCATGGCTGATCTTGCACCCCATGTGTGCGCCGCCGTGAAAGAAGGCGTAGCGCCGAAAGAGGCACTTGATGTGCCTGGCCTTCGGGCGTGTGCGGCAAAGACGGGCAAGTCAAAGCTGGTCACGGCGGCGCAGAAAGCGATGGGCACCTTGGGTGTGGATGCGCCGAAGCAGGAAACTGGTGCCGGGAAGAAGGTGGAAACTCTCAGCGAGGAGGAGTTCGCAGCCCGGTGGGGTGAAACCTTCGCCCCCGCACGCATTCATGACTCGCAGGTAAACGTGGAGGTTGGTTTCGGCAAGTCTGATTCTTCTGGGGAAGACCTGTGGGTTGTGCTCAAACTCGGCGAGGACGAAAAATCCCAGTACGTGGTGAACGCCCCATTGTGCGTGGAAACCTGGAACGAGGACGCCACCCTGGTGGTTACCCGCCGCTCACTGATAGATGATGAGGATGCGGAAGGCAGAACCGTTATCCTCGCGTGGCGCCGCGGTGCTTGGTTCGAAACTGATGATTGGGACATTCAAGCAAGCGACCCCATTAAGGATATTCCCGCGCTGATGGAAGTCTCCGTTGCGCTCGTGGCGTTTCTGGGAAGCTACGGGAAACCGTACCCCGTGTCCCTGGCGCAGCAGGTAGTGTTAGGGGCGATTAGCCACGGCAGACTACCTTCAGAGCATATCCGCCACGCGGCACGCATGCTTGCCGAGGTTGCAGAATGGAACCTCGCTAAAGCACTGAAAATTCTGGACAAGCACCCCACCGCCATTTCCGCCTTGTGGCCCCTTATAACAGAAAGCATTCGCCTAGCTGGCGAAAACAAGACAACAGGAAAGCTACCGAAGTGGCTCAACGGTGCACTGAAAGTAGTGGAACAACATCTCGACGTGTTGGTGGCTGCGACTGCCCGCGGGATCATCCCAGCAACGGAATGGGCAGGCCTCACAGTGATTGCTGAGGGGAATGCGACAGGGGCTACGCAGAAACGTGCGAAAGCACTTCAAGCAGCCTTTGCCGAACTATAA